GCGTAGCTGGTGCCGGCGATCGGCGCCGGTTCGCCGGAGCCCGGCAGGGTGTCGATCAGGCCCTCGCCGCCCGGGTCGAGCGACACCACGCCCTCGCCCGGGGCGGCCACGTCCACCCACGGGCCGGCCAGGGTGAACGCCGAGGGGCTCCCGTCGGGCGCGACCGAGCCGACGGTCAACACGTGGTCGTCGTACCAGCCGGGGCTGGTCACGGTGGCGAGCTCGTCCCATCCGGCGCCGGACAGCGGGTTCTGGCCGCAGCGCGGACCGACGTTGCCGGCGGCGGCCACCACCACCGCGTTCTTCACGTCGACCGCGTACGCGAGCGCAGCGCCCAGCGCGGCGTCGTCCATCCCGTCCCCGGCGGGCAGGCACGCCACGGTGGAGATGTTGATGACGGTCGCGCCCATGTCGGCGGCCGTGCGCACCGCACGGGCCAGCGTCTCGACATCGCCGACCCCGGACATCGGGGTACCGCGGGCCGCGTCGGCGGCGCGGAACCTGACGCTGGACTGGCGGATCGCGATCAGCGTGGCCTCCGGGGCGATCCCGCCGAACCCGTCCTCCGGTGCGGCGCCGACGATCCCGGCGACCAGCGTGCCGTGGCCGTCGCAGTCGGCGGTCCCGTCTCCGGTGGTCACGTAGTCGCCGCCGCCGATCAGTCGGGGCAGCAGCCGGTGGCGCGCCACCCCGGTGTCGATGATCGCGACGGTCTGGCCGGCGCCCCGCGTCAACGGCCACACCCGGTCGAGCCCGAGGTCGGCGAGCTGAGTGCCCGGGGCCGCGGCCGCCGGGAGACCGCCGGTGGCGACGCAGGGTTCGTGGCGCACGGTGGGCCACGGCGGCGCCGGGGTGGCCGGCCCGGGCAGCCGCGCCGGGTCCACCACCGGCGGGCTGACCGCACCCGCGGCCGGGGCCAGCCACAGCGCCGCGGCCGCCAGCGCCGCAACGGCGGACAGTCGCGCCGGCCGGTTCACAGCGCGCCCTGGAACAACCGGTAGACCCCGGCCACCCAGCAGGCCAGCGGGACCACCGCGGCCAGCGCGAGGTACTCGCCGATATCGGCGACGCGGTGCAGCCGCGGACCCGGTTCGAACCCTGTCGGCCCACCGGACACCAGGACGCCCGCTGCCACGGCGGTCACCGCCGCGGCGATACCGACCGTCGATGACGGTGCGGCAACCGCGATCCCGGCCAGCGCGGCGATCGCGGCGCACACCCCGCCGGCGACCAGCGCGGTGCGGCGGGCGGCGTGGGCATGGGTGCGCGCACGCAGCAGCAGGGCCGCCGCGACGACCGCGGCCAGCCCGATGCCGGGCAGCGACCGGCCGCTCGCCACCAGCACCACACCGAGGACCGCGGCCGCCACACATCCGGTGACCACACCGGTCAGCAGTGTGTGCGCCACGGTGTATGCCGAGGACTCGGGACCCGGGTCGGGCGCAGACGTGTCCTCGGCGGTGGGGAGTGCCGGGCCCACCCCCGCGAGCGCCAGCGCGATCCGGGCCGACGCGGTCAACAGCGCGAGGGCCGCGACGGCGATGGCCGCACCGATCGCCGGCGACTCCAGGGCCCAGCTCGCGCCCGCGGCCAGGCCGGCGGTCGTCAGCCCGGCCGCACACGCCACCGCACCGAGCACCGCACCGCCCAGGAACCGGTGCAGTGCCACCGCGACGGCGAACGCGACCGCTGCTGCCGACAACGCCTGCGCCACAACCGAACCCGAGTGTGGTGCGAGATACCCCGCGGCCGCCGCCAGACCCACCGCGATCACCGACAGCGGCAACCCGGCCCGCGGTGTCCGCCGGGTGAGGACCGCGGCGACCGCGACGGTCAGCGCCAGCCCGGCGGCGACCGGGAAACCGGCGCCGGACTCGGCCCGGAGCTGCACGGCCGCCGCGAACACCCCGAGCGTCGTCGCGCACGCCGCCGACAACCAGCGCGGTGTCGCGGTGGCGGGGAGGGTGCGGGCCAGCCGCCGCGGCGCGTCGAATTCCACGTGTGCCGGCGGGATCTCCTCGGTGCAGAGCAGCAACAGCTCACCGTCTGCGAGGTCGTTGTCGGCCGGCGTGGTCGCGTCGTCGAGCGGCGGATCGCCGAGCCGTGACAGCCGCCAGCGCGCACCGGGTTCCGCGGCCTGCGGGCACACCAGATCCACCAACTGCGGGATCAGCTCGCCGACGGTGGTCCCGGTCGGCAGCGTCACATCCACCTCAGCGCTGCGGTCGGCGCCGCAGTAGTGAACGGTCAACCGGCATAACGGTTTTGACGATCGCGGTGCCACGTCACCCCCTTTCCGACACCGTAACCCGCGCCGGGCCGGGGTGGGCGCGGCGATCGTGCCGGCTGTGGATGAACGGGCCGGCGGAACCGATTCGGCCCGGCCTGCGTCCAACCCGTCGTGGAACCCGTCGGACACGAGCGGCGGCCGGTCCCGCCGCCGGGGCGCGCCGAGTTGACCGTGGAGGCGCCGCCGCGGCTGCCGCCACAGGTCGCGGTCGGCCCGCTGGCCCGGCTGCTGCCGGTGATGGTGCTGGTGGCGGCCGGCGGCATGGTGGCGGTCTATCTGGCCTCGGGCGGACCCGCGACCCGCAGCCCGATCCATCTGTTCTTCCCGGCGATGATGCTGACGTCGGCCCTCGGCACGCTGGTCTACGGCGCGCGGGGTGCCCACCACGCGGGGCAGCTCGACGCGGACCGGCAACGGTACCTGCGCTACCTCGACACCGTCGACGACGAGGCGCTCGCCGCGGCGCGCGCCCAGCGTGCCGCGCTGTTCCGGTGCCATCCGGACCCCGCCGCGTTGTGGACCGTCGCCGCAACCCCGCACATGTGGGAGCGCCGTCCCGGCGACCCGGCCTTCGGTGTGCTGCGGGTCGGGCTCGGCGACCGGTTGCTCACACCGGCGCTCTGCCCGCCGCCACCGAATCCCGACGAAGCCGACCCGGTGACCGTCGCCGCCGTGCGCGACCTCGTGCGCCGCCGGGCGGTCGTCCCCGGGGCGCCGACCACCGTCGCGTTGCCCACCGGTGTGCTCGCCGTCGACGGGGACGACCCGCGGGCGCTGGTGCGGGCCATGGTGTGCGAGCTGGCGGTGTTCCACGGCCCCGACCTGGTCGCGATCGCCGCGGTTGTCGACCGGGAAACCGCCGCGGACTGGGACTGGCTGAAATGGCTTCCGCACCACCAGGACCCGCGGCGATCCGACGCGGCGGGCCCGCTTCGGCGCAGCTACCCGGACGTCGGCGCGGCGCTGGCGGACGCCGGGCCGGCTCGTACGGTCGTCGTCGTCGACGCCCCCGCACTTGCCGACTCCACCGACTGGAGCGCCTTCGAACACACCGGTGTCACCGCGATCGTCGTCGGTGCGGCACCGGGCACCCACCGGGTGCGCGCGGGGCCCGACGTGGGTCTGTCGCGGGCCCAGGCCCTCGGATGCGCCCGCCGGCTCGCCCGCCACGCCGACACCGCTGCGCACCGCGCACACGGCTGGCCCGGCCTGATCGGCATCGACGAGCTCTCCTCGCCCTGCCTCTGGAACAGCAACGCGCCGAGGCGGATTCAGCCGGTGCCGATCGGTACCGGCGCCGACGGCACCCCTGTGCGTCTCGACATCAACGAGGCCGCCCTCGACGGGATGGGGCCGCACGGCCTGTGCGTCGGCGCCACCGGGTCGGGCAAGTCCGAGTTCCTGCGCACCCTGGCACTGGGCATGGTCGCGCTGCACCCGCCGACGGCGCTGAACCTGGTACTAATCGACTTCAAAGGCGGCGCAACGTTTCTCGGATTCGAGAAGGTGCACCACGTCGCGGCCGTGATCACCAACCTGGCCGACGAGGCGCACCTGGTCGAGCGGATGAACGACGCACTGACCGGTGAGCTGCACCGACGCCAGGAACTGCTCAGGGCGGCCGGACCGTTCGCCAACATCGGCGAGTACGAGGCGGCGCGGGCGCGCGGCGCGACGTTGCCACCGCTGCCGGTGCTGTTCGTGATGGTCGACGAGTTCTCCGAACTGCTCAGCCAGCACCCCGATTTCGCCGCACTGTTCGTGGCGATCGGCAGACTCGGACGGTCGCTGGGCATCCACCTGCTGCTGGCCAGCCAGCGGCTCGACGAAGGCCGGCTGCGGGGGCTGGAGTCGCACCTGTCCTACCGGATCTGCCTGAAGACGTTCTCGCCGGCCGAATCCCGGTCGGTGATCGGTGTCCCCGACGCCTATGACCTGCCGGCCTCCCCGGGCGCGGCCTACCTCAGGACCGCCGACGGGGCGCTGCTGCGTTTCCAGACCGCGACCGTGTCCGAGCCGGTGCCGGCCGGGGTAGCGGCCCCGAGCGCGCCCGTGCGGTTCACCGCCGCGCCGGTGGGCCGGGCGGGCGGCGCCGAAACCTGCCGCAGCGTGCTCGAGACGGTGCTGGACGGTCTGGCCGGGCGGGGCCCGGCAGCGCACCCGGTGTGGCTGGCGCCGCTGAGCGGCTCACCCACTCTCGACATGCTGCCCACCGCCGAGAACGGTTTGCGGGTGCCGATCGGCGTGGTGGACAAACCCTTCGAGCAGCGGCGCGATCCGCTCGTGGTCGACCTGTCCGGCGCGGCGGGCAACGTCGCCGTCGTCGGCGCACCGCGGTCCGGGAAGTCGACCACGCTGTGCACCCTGCTGCTCGCGCTGGCCGAGTGCAACGACCCGGCCGAGCTCGGCTTCTACTGTCTGGACTTCGGCGGTGGCGCGCTGTCGGCGCTGCGCGGGCTGCCGCATGTGGGTGCGGTGGCCACCCGCTCCGATCCGGAGCTGTGCCGGCGCACCGTGGCCGTCGTCGAATCGCTGTTGCGCACCCGCGAGCGGCAACGCAGTGGACGTCCGGACGGATCCGATCCGTTCGGTGCGGTGTTCCTGGTGATCGACGGCTGGGCGACGCTGCGCCAGGAGTTCGATCTCCTCGAGACGGCTGTCACCGCGATTGCGGCGCAAGGTCTTTCGTACGGCATCCATGTGGTGCTGGCGGCGTCGCGATGGGCCGAGCTGCGGCCGGCGCTCAAGGACCAGATCGCCACCCGCATCGAGCTGCGGCTCGGCGATCCGGCCGAATCCGAGATGGACCGCCGGCGCGCGGCCCGGCTGGCCGACCGGCCGGCGGGGCGCGGCATCACCGCGGCCGGGCACGAGCTGGCGATCGCGCTGCCACGCCGGGACTCCCGCCGGCCGGCCGACGATCCGGCCGGGCTGGCCGACGCCGTCGATCGGCTGCGACGGCGCTGGCCCGATCGGGCCGCCCCGCCGATCGAGCTGCTGCCCGAACGGATCGAGCACGCCGAGCTGATCCGCCGCCACGGCCCGGCATCCGAGATCCTGCTCGGGCTGGCCGAGCACGATCTGCGCCCGGTCGCGCTGGACTTCGCCGACCACCCGCACCTGCTCGTGCTCGGCGACACCGGCTGCGGCAAGACCGCCACCCTGCGGCACCTGTGCCGGGAGATCGTCCGCGCCCGCAGCCCCGCCGCCGCCCGACTCGAGATCATCGACTTCCGCCGCACCCTGCTGGGTGTGGTCGAATCCGACCATCTGGGCGACTACCTCATGTCGGCGCCGATGCTGGCGGCCCGCCTGCCGCACATCCTCGAGCGGCTCACCGCCCGGATGCCGGGGCAGGGCGTCACCCAGCAGCAGCTGCGGGCCCGGTCGTGGTGGTCCGGGCCGGACTGCTACCTCGTCATCGACGACTACGACCTGATCGCCGGCGGCGGAACCAACCCGCTGGCGGCGCTGGCCGACCTGCTGCCGCATGCCCGCGACATCGGCCTGCACGTCATCGTCGCCCGCCGGTCCGGCGGCGCCGCCCGCGCGATGTACGACCCGGTGCTGGCCCGGCTACGCGAACTGGGCTGTGCGGGGCTGATGATGAGCGCCGGCGCCGACGAGGGGGTGCTGCTGGGGTCGGTGCGGCCCGCGCCGTTGCCGCCCGGTCGGGGCGTGCTGATCACCCGCGGCGGTGAACAGCTCGTCCAGGTGGCCTGGTCGGATCCGCCGTGACCGTCGTCGAGGTCGGGCCCGGCGCTGTCCGGGGACCGAATGCCGCGCCGGCCGAACAGGTGTCGGCCGCGCTGGAGGGCATCGACGACGACCACGTGCTGGTCGATGAGCAGCCGGTGGCCGTCGACGAGCTGTGGCGCGCGGTTCTCGGCGAGGTCGTCGGACCCGACGCCGACGCGGTCACGCTCGTGGTTCCCCGATGGTGGCCGGCGGCGCGGATCGAGCGGGTCCGGGCCGCCGCCGCCGATGTCGCCACCGCCGTGCAGTTGACGCACCGAGTCACCCTGCTCCGCGAGTGCGGCACCGAACCCGCCGGGATCGTGGAGATCGCCGACGAACTGGTGGTGGTCACGCCGCCGGTGGGACAGCGCCATGTGCTGGCCCGCTGCGGCGACCCCGACGCCGACACCGACGCGGTGGTGGCCGCTGCCGGTTCGGCACATGCCGTGCTCATCGATGCGCCGGACGGGGTCGCCGGCGCGCAACCGCTGGCGATGCGAATCGCCGACCGGCTGCGTCGCGCCGGCGCAGCGGTCCGTTTCGCGCCCGACCTCGTGCCCGACCTCGTGCCCGGCGACGGGTTGCCGACGCCGACGACACCGCCGGGGCCGGCGGGCCCGGCCCGGTCGCCCCGACCACTCGCCGCCGCGGCCGGTGTCGCGGCGGTGGCGCTGCTCGGGGCCGGTGTCGCGGCCGGCGGTGCGCCCGAACCGGAGTCGCCGACGCTGTTCGAGGGCCCCGTCGCGGTCACCGTGCCGAGCGGCTGGCAGGCGCACCGCGTCACCGGGGGACCGGGAACCGCCCGGGTGGAGGTGCGGGCGCCGGGTGACCGCGACGCGGCGCTGCACATCACCCACGCGGTCGGCGGTCCCGACACCACCCTGGCGGACACGGCGGCAGCCCTGCACGCCGCGCTGCGTGCGGAGGACGACGCCGCGGCCTTCGCCGATTTCCGGCCCCTCGAGCGGCGCGCGGGACGCGACGCGGTCACCTACCGCGAACGGCGCCCCGGCCGCGAGATCGCCTGGACGGTCGTGGTCGACGCGGGTGTGCGCATCGCGATCGGCTGCCAGTACCCGGCGCAGCGCCCCGAGCTCATCCGCGAGCCCTGTGAGGCGGCGATCCGCTCGGCGCGGGTGGTCCGGGGAGGGGAAACCCCGTGACCGGGTAGCCCCGGAGCGGAACCGGTGTGCGGTCCGCTGCGTCGAACACCACAACAGCCACCACCCGACGGGAAGGACCACGTGATGAACGCGAGTGGCGCACTGAATACCGACTTCGATCTGATGGGTGCGGTCGCCGACAAGACCGACGCGCGCAACGAGGAGATCCGCGCCCTGCTGACGTCGTTCATCGGGCGCGTCTCCGCCGTGCCCGCGTCGGTGTGGGGCGGGGTGGCGGCCACCCGGTTCCACGAGGTGGTGGCCCGGTGGAACACCGAGTCGCAGCAGCTCTACACCGCGCTCGCCCGCATCGCCGAGACGATCCGCAGGAACCAGCAGACGCTGCGCGCGGTATCCGAGGCGCACGCCGGGCAGATCGGCGCCGTCGCCGGGGACCTGTGAGGAGACCCCGGATGGATAACGCGCTGTCCTACAACTTCGCCGAGATCGAGTACACCGTCCGCCAGGAGATCCACACCACCGCGGCCCGGTTCAACGCGGCGCTGGACGAGTTGCGCGCCGACATCGCCCCGCTGCAGCAGACCTGGACCCGGGAGGCCGCCGAGGCCTACCGCGTCGAACAGGCCCGCTGGGAGCGGGCCGCCGCGGCGCTCAACGACATCCTGGTCCGGCTGGGCAACGCGGTGCGCGACGGATCCGACGAGGTGGCCGCCGCCGACCGGATGGCGGCGCGATTCTGGGGCGGGTAGGCGAGCGGGGCATCCACCGGCTCTCGTCGCACCCATCGGAGGCGTTTTGACCTGCGCTGACGCCGACAGGTAAGCTGCTCGTTCGGCGTGCGGTACGTACGGGGTTCCAGGTCAACGTCGGTCGCTGGAGGGCACCCCACCGTCCACGCCTGACCGGCACCCGGACAGTCCGGGATTCGATACCCCGAGAGGGCCGAAACAAGAAAGGTAGCGCTGTGCCTACGTACACGCCGAAGGCCGGTGACATCACCCGCAAGTGGTATGTCATCGACGCCACCGACGTGGTGCTCGGCCGGCTCGCCGCCACAGCGGCCTCGCTGCTGCGCGGCAAGCACAAGCCGACGTTCACACCCCACGTCGACAGCGGTGACTTCGTCATCGTGATCAACGCCGACAAGGTTGCCGTGACCGGCAACAAGCGTCAGGACAAGTTCATCTACCGCCACTCGGGTTATCCCGGCGGTCTGCGGCGGCGCGCCCTGGGCGAGCTGCTGGACCGGCACCCGGACCGGGTGGTCGAGAAGGCGATCGTCGGCATGCTGCCGAAGAACCGGCTCGGTCGGCAGATCAAGAAGAAGCTGCGGGTCTACGCCGGGCCGAACCATCCGCATACCGCGCAGCAGCCGATTCCGTACGAGATCAAGCAGGTGGCCCAGTGACCGAGACGAGCGAAGGCGTGACCCCCGAGACTACCGAGGCCCCGACCTCCGAGGCTCAGACCACTGGCGCGGCCGAGGCCGGTACCGCCCCGCGTGACCCAGTGTTCATCGACCGGCCCATCCAGACCGTCGGCCGCCGCAAGGAGGCTGTCGCCCGGGTGCGGCTGCTGCCGGGCACCGGCAAGTTCAACCTCGACGGGCGCACCCTGGAGGACTACTTCCCGAACCGGGTGCACCAGCAGCTGATCAAGGCCCCGCTGGTGACCGTCGACCGGCTCAACCAGTTCGACATCTACGCCCACCTCAACGGCGGCGGTCCGTCCGGCCAGGCCGGTGCGCTGCGGCTGGCGATCGCCCGGGCGCTGGTGCTGGTGCAGCCCGAGGACCGGCCGGCGCTGAAGAAGGCCGGGTTCCTCACCCGCGACCCGCGCGCCATCGAGCGCAAGAAGTACGGCCTCAAGAAGGCCCGCAAGGCGCCGCAGTACAGCAAGCGCTGAGCAGGGTTTTCCGCGAAACCGCCGGGTGTGCACACCGCACATCCGGCGGTTTTGCATTCAGGCGCGGGTATGTGGGCGGTGTGCGGTGAAGTTCACAAAAACCCCCGATTCGGGTTTGAGTTCGGTGCCGATCGTGAACCCCGGGGCACAGAGGCGGTGACGCATGAGCACGGCAGGCCGTATCTGCCACCGGTGCCGCCGGTACCGGGCCCGCGGGCCCATCGGGGACCGGACCGCCGCCCTCCACGAGGAATAAGGAGTTATCGATGAACGTGAAGACCTTGAAGACCGTAGGGACCGGCGCTGTGCTGGGCGGATCGCTGCTGTTCACGGCGGGCCTGGGTATCGCGCTGGCGCAGCCGGGCGATACCGTCGGCAGCCAGGACGACCGGGTCAACATCACGATCGGCAACGCCGGTGTCCTCGAGGACGTCGAGGTCGCGGCGGCCAGCCGGATCGCGGCCGGCATCTGTGACGTCGAGACCACCCAGGTGACCGGTCTGATCCGCACCGCCGACGCCGACGGCACCGAGCGGACGGTCTGCACGGTCGACACGCTCGGCGCGGTCACGGTCGCGCAGAACGTTCCGGGCCAGGCGGAGGGTGCCCCGGGCCATGCCCAGGGCGCCAACCACACGGTTCCGGGCGAGACGCCGGCCGGCGTCGACGACTACGTCCCGGGTGCCACGCCGGAGACCGTCGAGCCCGGCACCCCGGGTGCCCCGCACGCCGAGGGCCCGGACGCCGGGGCTCCCAGCGACGAGGGCCGCTGACAACCACGACTCACCGCCCGCGCCTCACCCCCTGGCGCGGGCGGTGACGTCGTTGCTGGTCGCGATTCGGTACCGATTGCGCGGCGGCACGGTCGTGACCGGCGCCGGTTAGGAGTCCGGGCGGCATCTATGAGAAGTTTGTCGTCATGGCTCGACTGTTCGGCACCGACGGGGTGCGGGGTGTCGCCAACCGGGATCTGACCGCCGAGCTGGCGATGGCGCTGGGCTCGGCGGCCGCCCGACGGCTCGGCAGCGTCAACGGGCACGCCCGGCGCGTGGCGGTCGTCGGCCGGGATCCGCGGGCCAGCGGCGAGATGCTCGAAGCCGCGGTGATCGCCGGCATCACCAGCGAGGGCGTGGACGCGCTGCGGGTCGGCGTGCTGCCCACCCCGGCGGTGGCCTATCTGACCAGCGCGTATGACGCGGACTTCGGGGTGATGATCAGCGCCTCGCACAACCCGATGCCCGACAACGGCATCAAGATCTTCGGTCCGGGCGGTCACAAGCTCGACGACGCCGCCGAGGACCGCATCGAGGAGCTGGTCCACCAGGGGCCCGGCACCCGCCCCACCGGCACCGGTATCGGCCGGGTGGTCGAGGCCGAGGACGCGCTGGCCCGCTACCTGCGCCACGTCGCCAAGGCCGTCACCACCCGCCTGGACGGCATCACCGTGGTGGTGGACTGCGCCCACGGCGCCGCATCGGTGGCCGCGCCGAGCGCCTACCGGGCCGCGGGCGCCAACGTCATCGCGATCAACGCCGAACCGAACGGGCTCAACATCAACGACCGGTGCGGCTCGACCCACATGGACGCGCTGTGTGAGGCCGTGGTGGCCCATCGCGCCGATCTCGGGCTGGCCCACGACGGCGACGCCGACCGCTGCCTGGCCGTCGACGCCAACGGCCGGGTGGTCGACGGCGACGCGATCATGGTGATCCTCGCGCTGGCCATGCAGGAGGCCGGCGAGCTGGCCGCCAACACCCTGGTGGCGACGGTGATGAGCAACCTGGGCCTGCACCTGGCCATGCGGGCGGCGGGCGTGGAGGTGCGCACCACCGCCGTCGGCGACCGCTACGTGCTCGAGGAGTTGCGCGCCGGCGGGTTCTCCCTCGGGGGTGAGCAGTCCGGCCACATCGTGATGCCGGCGCTGGGCACCACCGGCGACGGGATCGTCACCGGGCTGCGGCTGATGTCGCGGATGGCGCAGACCGGCGAGCCGCTGGCCAAGCTGGCCGAGCCGATGCAGAGCCTGCCGCAGGTGCTGATCAACGTCGAGGTCTCCGACAAGACGGTGGCGCAG
The window above is part of the Mycolicibacterium hassiacum DSM 44199 genome. Proteins encoded here:
- the rpsI gene encoding 30S ribosomal protein S9, with the translated sequence MTETSEGVTPETTEAPTSEAQTTGAAEAGTAPRDPVFIDRPIQTVGRRKEAVARVRLLPGTGKFNLDGRTLEDYFPNRVHQQLIKAPLVTVDRLNQFDIYAHLNGGGPSGQAGALRLAIARALVLVQPEDRPALKKAGFLTRDPRAIERKKYGLKKARKAPQYSKR
- a CDS encoding type VII secretion-associated protein; this encodes MTVVEVGPGAVRGPNAAPAEQVSAALEGIDDDHVLVDEQPVAVDELWRAVLGEVVGPDADAVTLVVPRWWPAARIERVRAAAADVATAVQLTHRVTLLRECGTEPAGIVEIADELVVVTPPVGQRHVLARCGDPDADTDAVVAAAGSAHAVLIDAPDGVAGAQPLAMRIADRLRRAGAAVRFAPDLVPDLVPGDGLPTPTTPPGPAGPARSPRPLAAAAGVAAVALLGAGVAAGGAPEPESPTLFEGPVAVTVPSGWQAHRVTGGPGTARVEVRAPGDRDAALHITHAVGGPDTTLADTAAALHAALRAEDDAAAFADFRPLERRAGRDAVTYRERRPGREIAWTVVVDAGVRIAIGCQYPAQRPELIREPCEAAIRSARVVRGGETP
- the eccD gene encoding type VII secretion integral membrane protein EccD — translated: MTVHYCGADRSAEVDVTLPTGTTVGELIPQLVDLVCPQAAEPGARWRLSRLGDPPLDDATTPADNDLADGELLLLCTEEIPPAHVEFDAPRRLARTLPATATPRWLSAACATTLGVFAAAVQLRAESGAGFPVAAGLALTVAVAAVLTRRTPRAGLPLSVIAVGLAAAAGYLAPHSGSVVAQALSAAAVAFAVAVALHRFLGGAVLGAVACAAGLTTAGLAAGASWALESPAIGAAIAVAALALLTASARIALALAGVGPALPTAEDTSAPDPGPESSAYTVAHTLLTGVVTGCVAAAVLGVVLVASGRSLPGIGLAAVVAAALLLRARTHAHAARRTALVAGGVCAAIAALAGIAVAAPSSTVGIAAAVTAVAAGVLVSGGPTGFEPGPRLHRVADIGEYLALAAVVPLACWVAGVYRLFQGAL
- the mycP gene encoding type VII secretion-associated serine protease mycosin, producing the protein MNRPARLSAVAALAAAALWLAPAAGAVSPPVVDPARLPGPATPAPPWPTVRHEPCVATGGLPAAAAPGTQLADLGLDRVWPLTRGAGQTVAIIDTGVARHRLLPRLIGGGDYVTTGDGTADCDGHGTLVAGIVGAAPEDGFGGIAPEATLIAIRQSSVRFRAADAARGTPMSGVGDVETLARAVRTAADMGATVINISTVACLPAGDGMDDAALGAALAYAVDVKNAVVVAAAGNVGPRCGQNPLSGAGWDELATVTSPGWYDDHVLTVGSVAPDGSPSAFTLAGPWVDVAAPGEGVVSLDPGGEGLIDTLPGSGEPAPIAGTSYAAPVVAGIVALVRARRPELTARQVMRLIEDTARRPPSGWNPVVGHGIVDAVHAVTGGRPDTPAVTAAPLVVAAPAAPPRDGRTALRIAAVCVGAALVVAVTARRPVASRRGRDGVALD
- the eccCb gene encoding type VII secretion protein EccCb, whose amino-acid sequence is MEPVGHERRPVPPPGRAELTVEAPPRLPPQVAVGPLARLLPVMVLVAAGGMVAVYLASGGPATRSPIHLFFPAMMLTSALGTLVYGARGAHHAGQLDADRQRYLRYLDTVDDEALAAARAQRAALFRCHPDPAALWTVAATPHMWERRPGDPAFGVLRVGLGDRLLTPALCPPPPNPDEADPVTVAAVRDLVRRRAVVPGAPTTVALPTGVLAVDGDDPRALVRAMVCELAVFHGPDLVAIAAVVDRETAADWDWLKWLPHHQDPRRSDAAGPLRRSYPDVGAALADAGPARTVVVVDAPALADSTDWSAFEHTGVTAIVVGAAPGTHRVRAGPDVGLSRAQALGCARRLARHADTAAHRAHGWPGLIGIDELSSPCLWNSNAPRRIQPVPIGTGADGTPVRLDINEAALDGMGPHGLCVGATGSGKSEFLRTLALGMVALHPPTALNLVLIDFKGGATFLGFEKVHHVAAVITNLADEAHLVERMNDALTGELHRRQELLRAAGPFANIGEYEAARARGATLPPLPVLFVMVDEFSELLSQHPDFAALFVAIGRLGRSLGIHLLLASQRLDEGRLRGLESHLSYRICLKTFSPAESRSVIGVPDAYDLPASPGAAYLRTADGALLRFQTATVSEPVPAGVAAPSAPVRFTAAPVGRAGGAETCRSVLETVLDGLAGRGPAAHPVWLAPLSGSPTLDMLPTAENGLRVPIGVVDKPFEQRRDPLVVDLSGAAGNVAVVGAPRSGKSTTLCTLLLALAECNDPAELGFYCLDFGGGALSALRGLPHVGAVATRSDPELCRRTVAVVESLLRTRERQRSGRPDGSDPFGAVFLVIDGWATLRQEFDLLETAVTAIAAQGLSYGIHVVLAASRWAELRPALKDQIATRIELRLGDPAESEMDRRRAARLADRPAGRGITAAGHELAIALPRRDSRRPADDPAGLADAVDRLRRRWPDRAAPPIELLPERIEHAELIRRHGPASEILLGLAEHDLRPVALDFADHPHLLVLGDTGCGKTATLRHLCREIVRARSPAAARLEIIDFRRTLLGVVESDHLGDYLMSAPMLAARLPHILERLTARMPGQGVTQQQLRARSWWSGPDCYLVIDDYDLIAGGGTNPLAALADLLPHARDIGLHVIVARRSGGAARAMYDPVLARLRELGCAGLMMSAGADEGVLLGSVRPAPLPPGRGVLITRGGEQLVQVAWSDPP
- a CDS encoding WXG100 family type VII secretion target, coding for MDNALSYNFAEIEYTVRQEIHTTAARFNAALDELRADIAPLQQTWTREAAEAYRVEQARWERAAAALNDILVRLGNAVRDGSDEVAAADRMAARFWGG
- the rplM gene encoding 50S ribosomal protein L13, which encodes MPTYTPKAGDITRKWYVIDATDVVLGRLAATAASLLRGKHKPTFTPHVDSGDFVIVINADKVAVTGNKRQDKFIYRHSGYPGGLRRRALGELLDRHPDRVVEKAIVGMLPKNRLGRQIKKKLRVYAGPNHPHTAQQPIPYEIKQVAQ
- a CDS encoding WXG100 family type VII secretion target: MNASGALNTDFDLMGAVADKTDARNEEIRALLTSFIGRVSAVPASVWGGVAATRFHEVVARWNTESQQLYTALARIAETIRRNQQTLRAVSEAHAGQIGAVAGDL
- the glmM gene encoding phosphoglucosamine mutase, with the translated sequence MARLFGTDGVRGVANRDLTAELAMALGSAAARRLGSVNGHARRVAVVGRDPRASGEMLEAAVIAGITSEGVDALRVGVLPTPAVAYLTSAYDADFGVMISASHNPMPDNGIKIFGPGGHKLDDAAEDRIEELVHQGPGTRPTGTGIGRVVEAEDALARYLRHVAKAVTTRLDGITVVVDCAHGAASVAAPSAYRAAGANVIAINAEPNGLNINDRCGSTHMDALCEAVVAHRADLGLAHDGDADRCLAVDANGRVVDGDAIMVILALAMQEAGELAANTLVATVMSNLGLHLAMRAAGVEVRTTAVGDRYVLEELRAGGFSLGGEQSGHIVMPALGTTGDGIVTGLRLMSRMAQTGEPLAKLAEPMQSLPQVLINVEVSDKTVAQAPAVRSAVARAEAELGDTGRILLRPSGTEQVVRVMVEATDEDTARQLAVRVAESVSRHC